TACCTGGTTGACCTTTTTGTACTTCGACCACTTCATTAGGTGCTAAGTTTGGATCCACTTCAACTTCAGTTTCAAAAGGCATGTAGGTAATATAGTCATAACTAAATTCCCCGCTGTAGCCTTGGGTCCCCACAATAATCTTCTTATTGACAGGTGCCTTGGTTTCCGTTGTCGTGGTGGCGCCTGCTGTTACTGTGCCATCTGCAGCAGTGACCGGTGTGGTCTTAGTTTCTTCACCTGGGATACCTGTGTTCGGAACAATTTCTACCGTTCCGGCAGACTTGGTGTTGTCGTATTCAATGTCCACATCAAATGGTTTTTGGTTGGTCGTTGTGACCGTCGCTGAACCAGCTAAAGGCTTAGTCCCCACACGGATGATGTGTTCTTTTGCCGGCGTTTCGGCTGTCACGGCTGATGTCAATGCCCCATCAGCGGCCCCATTCTTAATAGCTTGGGTGTAAGTCGTAGTCTTAGTTCCTGGCACCCCTTCTTGGTCCACATGGTAAGTGCCCTTGTCTAGGCTTGGGTCTTCAATGACCTTGACTGGGAATGGGACTTTCTCAGTGACATCATGGCTGACTTCGCCGGTAAAGTCTTGGTCACCGACTAAGACTACCGCATTGGTAGCTTGTTCATTAATAGTTGGTTCAGATGTTGCCGTTACTTGAGAGTTTTCAATGGTCAGGGTCTTAGTTTGGCTACCTGCCTTACCAGGCGTCTCGACCTTGTATTCGCCCTTCTTGAGTGATGGATCTTTCTTCACTTCCACTTGGAATGGAATTGGTTCGGTCACTTGGTGTTCACCATTTGTCTTCGCCCCAATGCGAACGACCCGTTTAACCGGTTCTTTCGTTCGTGTTGCTTGCCCTGGTGTGGATGCTGTCACTTGACCATTCTGGATGGTATGAGTGGTTGTCGTGGTTTGTTCACCCAGTTCCCCTGGATTTTCCACGACTTCAGCGCCTGGTTCTAAGGTCTTGTCCACAATATATTCGGTTTCATAAGGAATTGGATCCTTGTCTACTGTTTCAAAGCTGCCTTGGTAGTCTTTTTGACCGACCTTGATCACGGCATTAACTGGAGCGACTGTTTCGACGACAGGCTCGCCCACGACCTTGGAGTTTTCAATGGTCCAGGTCTTCTTGTTAGACCCGGCATGACCTGGCGTGACAACCTTGTAGTTCTCAGTCGCATCTGGGTAGTTGGTGTAGAAGTTCGGATCGAATTCCACGGTGTAGTTGAATGGAATTTCATCAGTATCAACCACTGTGCCGGTGGTCTTGGCACCCAGCTTAATCTTCTTAGGAGCAGCCGCTGTGGTCACTTCTTGGGTCAGACTAATTTCACCGGTCTGAGGGTTACGGGTGGTTTTAACCGTAACCGCCCCATCATGACCTTCATCAACAACGGTACTTGTTCCAGGCGCCATGGTGTTGTCAATTTCAACTTCTAGGCCCTTAGGAATGACCACTGTTTCTGTTTTAGGTCGGACACCAATCCGAATCTCCGCATCCTTCTTAGGTTTGATGATGCTTTCTTGAACCTTAGAAATCACCGGTTGTTCCACCATCCGGCCATCACGGTTAACCCGTCTACGGTTGTCGAAGTTCCAGTCATAGACGGTGCGTTTAGAACCTAGTTCCCCATCCGTCTTCTTGATCACGCCCACATCGAGGGTGTCGTCATAGACCACATGGGTGTCAAAAGGAATTTCTTCCACGACGGCATGGCCGCCTTGGGCCACGTTAGTTGGACGGGCGATAAATTGGGCCTTAACCGTCTCTGAACGCACTTCCTTAGTGACCGGGTCAATATAATTGGCCTTAACAGGGATGTAAACATTCTCGCCCCCTACGATATCCGCATCTTCAGGAACAACGGCGGTTACTTCACCCGTTGTAGGATTCACACTGACATCGGACCAGACATTGCCCCGGTCATCGGTATAGGTTCCCGGTACCAATTCAAAGGAGTCTGGCTTCAATTTATTGGGATCATCTGGGATTTCTGGTAATTGCTTTAAGGTGTCGCCTTGGTAGCCAATTTCGGCGTGGTAGGCGGGCACATTGTTATCAGAATCTTGAACTACGAAATAGAAGGCGTGGGTATCCTTGGAGCCGTTGGTATAGGTATACTCAATCGGCAAGTACATGGTATCCCCGGGTTGGGCATCGGCTGGCGCCGTCACGGTAAATTCAGACGGATTACCGGGAGTGGTTTCCACCTTCCAGCCCTTAGCTTCAGCGGCCTTCTTGAATTGGTCCACCAGTTTCCCATTAGTCCTGCCTTCAGCTTGGGCATTCTTCATGTCATCATAGGACTTAGAAGGGTCGGATCCTACACCGCTTGGCGAGTTAATCTTTAAGGTAATGGACTTACCGGGTCTCAGGGCATTGGAATAATCGGTATCCTTAGTAGGGTCTTGGATGCGGTTAAAGGTCTGGTCATAGTAGCGGGTATCGTCCAGATTAACCGTGATTTCCCCGACCTTGTTGTAGTGGTCGTAGCGGGCAATCCCTTGCTTGTCGATGGTGACGGCTTGGCCATTGTGGTTAATAACCTGTGTACCAGCACCGGTTTCGACGTAATACTTATCTGTATAACCTTGATTAGTATTAATTTCATTAACTATGTTCTTAAATTCATCCGCCGTCCGCGGTCTGGCAAAGAAGCGTGCCCTTAGGTTTTGGATGCCTCTAAATTTATTATTATTAAAGATAGAATTAGGATCTTGGAGAGCCCCCTCTGGCATCTTGAAGACAATGTCACCTGGATTCACGGCACCAACTTGGGCTGTGAGTTCCGCTTGATTGTCAGGCGTTACTAAAATGGCCCGAGCTTCCTTGGGATCAACGACGGTACCATCTGGATGGTAGACCTCGCTAGTAATTCGAGTGTAGTCTTCTGGCAACAGGTTCTCAATCCGCGCTCCGGTCTTCAGGTATTGACCTTGGACTGGCACCTTAGCCACATTGGTCTCACCTACAACCGAAATAATGGATAAGTTCTTATTCTCATTAGGGTAAGGATTGACGGAAAAACCTGTTGCAAAGTCTTTACCAGTAAACATCTTGGTATTAGGGTTATCCCGGGTGTATTCTGATTTCCAAGCGAAGGTCGTATTCTTATTATCTACAGCATTGAGGTCTTTAAGAAATTCTTCTCCGGTTGTTATATTTATAGTAATTTGACGGCCTGGTGAAACCTCTGCGTTGATTTTTTCTGCTTCTGCAGCAGTTTTAGGATAATTGACATTTGCAAAATCTGGATCTTGACCAGGCTTTACAAATTCCCCATTACCCCGTTTAACCTGAGCTCCTCTTTTATTGTCAGTCACATAGACATTGGTATAGGTACGGTCAGAATTGGCCCGATCAATTTCAACCTGGATCCCAAATTTTTTCTTATCCGTAGAGGTAGGGGATGGATTAAGCACGCTTGCGGTAACCCCTTCCCTAGTCGTGCCCACATCTTCTGCTGTAATAATTGAAGAAACCCCATTATTGGCCAAGTCCGAATCCCGGTAATGTTTGACCTCGTGTTCATCAGCGGCTAAGGAATCATTGGTAGTTGTTCTAATCGTTCCGTTTTCTGTTCTAGCAACCCCGTCTCTGGCTATGGGAACTGCTGTTGGAGCCGCTGTATTTAGGGCTTCATTTAAAGGAAGTGCACTTCCTGTGTCGGTTGAACCAGGGGTCACCGGGCTCGCTTCTAAAGCAGCGGGTTGGCTGATACCAGTTTCCGCTGTTGTGGGAGTGGTTTCAGCGGCCTGAACCTCTTGCCCTTGGCCCGCTAAAAATGCCGCAATAGCGACACTTCCCACTCCTATGGTGACCCCAATAAGTTGGACTTTATATATAGTGAGTTGGCCTTTGGCCAGCTCTTTTTTGTTGCTTACAGTTCTTGCTTATTTCTTGCCGACACATTTACTCAGAAATTTAAACTTGTCAAGAGGAAGAGCGTAGCGGCTCTTGATAAGTTTAAAGTTTATGTGTAATCATTAAGCGGCGAAAGAAGCGTGATGAAGACGAAATTCTATAGGACTCCTAAAATCTAATTTTTCTTTGATTCTTTCACCATTGTAATAGATTATAAAATCTTCAATCGCTTGTGCTAATTCTTCAAAGGAATGATAAGTCCGACCATAGTAGACTTCTTGTTTTAGTAGACTAAAGAAATTCTCCATTGGCGAATTATCTAAGCAATTTCCTTTACGAGACATACTTTGAAAAATTCGGTGATCCTTCAAGAGCCGGGTGTAACTTTTCATTTGATAGGCCCAGCCCTGATCAGAATGAAAGGTTCTTCTGTATGGACATAATTTACTTGCTTCAATGGCAGCTTGTAGCCCCTCCAACATGCTTTGTCCATTAGGCTGATGTGTTATCTTAAAAGAAATAATTTCTCGATTAAATAGATCCATGTAAGGATCTAAATAGAGTTTTCCAGTTTGATAATTCCCAGAATCATCGGCATAGTAGTATTTAAATTCTGTTGTGTCTGTTGTTATTTTTTGATAAGGAATGGTCGAATCAAACCGCCGGTTGATACGATTTGGCGCTATCTCTCCAATCGTTCCTTTGTAGGAATTATATTTTCTTGTCTTTCTAGTATAGCTAGTGACCTGTATCCCCATAATTTTCATTAGGCGTTGAACTTTGTTTTTACTGACCTTATAACCACGGGAAAGCAGTTCAGCTCGCATTCTTCGATAACCATAATCCTTATGGGTTTCTCTGATGTCTTTCATTTCCTCTTTTAAATCGGCATCCTTATCAATTTCCTCATCTTTATTTTTCCAATAAAAGTAGGTCGATTTAGGAAACTTTAAAACGCTAAGAATATCTTTTAAAGCATATTTTTCATCATGGAGACGTGTGATTTCGGTCACTATTTCTTCTTTTCTCGCTTGACTCTTTGAGCCACACGTCTCCTCAATCCTTTTAAAAATTTGTTCTCAATTTCTAAATCCGTAATCCGTTGTTCAAGTTCCTTTATTTTTGCTTCACTTAACTGATTGGTTTCGCTGCTATCCTTTATTTGATTGATTTGTGATTTCTTTTTAGACACTTTAGGTGGCCTTCCTTTCCTCGCGGAAAGGCCATCAAGTCCTCTTTCATGATAAGCTCTTCGCCAATTAGCGATTAGACTTGGATTATTCATGTTTAATGAATTGGCCAATTCGCGATAACTCATTTCCGTACTTTCATACAATTCTATCGCATTTAATTTGAATTCAACAGTATAAACCTGTTGAGTCCGCCTTTTCTTTAAACCATCTACACCAAATTCATAATAGTTATTAACCCACCTTCGTAAAATAGAAGGATCTATTCCTGCTTTATTAGCTAAGGTTCGATAACTTCCTTTTTTCGCAATATAGTCTCCTACTAAATTCAGTTTAAATTCTAATGAATATTTAGACATAAAAATAACCCCCAAAAGTTGAATTCTTAGTCCAACTTTTGGGGGTCACTACATCCAAGGGTTGTTTTTCTTATTGCATATCTATAATTCTTCTCCATTGTTCTCCTCCATCAAAGCGAAGACTTTAACTTATACAATGTTATTCTATTATCCTAAATTAATTTAGTTAATCTATATATTAACATCTTAAAAGTATATTTAAATTATTTTTTATTTTTATTAAAGCTACAGCAATCGCACTGTATAATTAGCCCTAATAATACCCCAAACAATACCAATAAACCAACTTTTTAGCTTAAGCTGACAGCAAATATACAATATTTGTTCTAGTCTGTCTTTTTTTCCTTCATGTCTAAGAACAAAGTCATCATTTCCAAGCAAAAATGCCACACCTGGTTGATGTGGCATTTTTCTTGGATACGATTAATGTTCCTTAACGTTTATCTAATTCTTGTTTTAAGAGTTGGTTGAGAACTTGTGGGTTGGCTTGGCCTTTGGTTTGTTTCATTAATTGACCCACTAAGTAACCCATGGCCTTCTTCTTACCAGCCCGGTAGTCTTCAAGGGATTGTGGATTTTCATCAATGACTTGATTAATCATTGGGAGCAAGGTTTCAGGGTCAGAAATTTGAACCAAACCTTCTTTTTCCACATATTCCTTAGCCGAGCCGCCTTCATCAGCCAGGTGTTTGAAGACCTTCTTACCGATTTTAGAGGAAATGGTGCCATTGGCAATCAAGTCAATCATTTCTGTCAAGTTTTCTGGAGTAAGGCCGATTTCATCGAGGGTCTTTTCATTGTCATTCATGTAGGCTGACACTTCACCCATCAACCAGTTGGAGACTTGTTTAGGA
This genomic window from Aerococcus sp. Group 1 contains:
- a CDS encoding IS3 family transposase (programmed frameshift) gives rise to the protein MSKYSLEFKLNLVGDYIAKKGSYRTLANKAGIDPSILRRWVNNYYEFGVDGLKKRRTQQVYTVEFKLNAIELYESTEMSYRELANSLNMNNPSLIANWRRAYHERGLDGLSARKGRPPKVSKKKSQINQIKDSSETNQLSEAKIKELEQRITDLEIENKFLKGLRRRVAQKSQARKEEIVTEITRLHDEKYALKDILSVLKFPKSTYFYWKNKDEEIDKDADLKEEMKDIRETHKDYGYRRMRAELLSRGYKVSKNKVQRLMKIMGIQVTSYTRKTRKYNSYKGTIGEIAPNRINRRFDSTIPYQKITTDTTEFKYYYADDSGNYQTGKLYLDPYMDLFNREIISFKITHQPNGQSMLEGLQAAIEASKLCPYRRTFHSDQGWAYQMKSYTRLLKDHRIFQSMSRKGNCLDNSPMENFFSLLKQEVYYGRTYHSFEELAQAIEDFIIYYNGERIKEKLDFRSPIEFRLHHASFAA